Proteins from a genomic interval of Chelonoidis abingdonii isolate Lonesome George chromosome 7, CheloAbing_2.0, whole genome shotgun sequence:
- the LOC142047154 gene encoding putative ATP-dependent DNA helicase HFM1 has product MVNYENMLYNTVHYKIGSTVNGGACNREITYMKLGNRECSHHCKNKDICGHDCCKIGVSQKSELKRDSKFSSYLADLRNRNSVSSVAPVKRLKMQIQLNKSQNVDLKQFVFTPKSLLPALPRSDYAQSSASASREHWNNVNILGRPQNQLQSESYEKSNFSWEHSMTVSEKSHQMMTSKKNLKESLMHNFTNADKSSSWFSEALNVNFELGDEVWDDFDDGKLIHASSFLTGVESREDLVLINVNFKINRLNGIRTKWEF; this is encoded by the exons ATGGTAAATTATGAAAACATGCTGTATAACACTGTTCATTATAAAATTGGAAGTACAGTAAATg GAGGTGCCTGTAACCGAGAGATCACCTACATGAAACTTGGGAACAGAGAATGCAGCcatcactgtaaaaataaagatatatGTGGACATGACTGCT GTAAAATTGGAGTTTCACAGAAATCTGAGTTAAAGAGAGATTCAAAGTTTTCTTCATACCTAGCTGATTTAAGGAACAGAAACTCAGTTTCATCAGTTGCCCCAGTAAAACGGTTAAAG ATGCAGATACAGTTAAATAAATCTCAAAATGTGGATctgaaacaatttgtttttacACCGAAATCTTTGTTGCCAGCATTGCCGAG GTCTGACTATGCACAGTCTTCTGCCTCAGCTTCACGAGAACACTGGAATAATGTTAATATCCTTGGTAGACCTCAGAACCAGCTGCAATCAGAGAGTTATGAAAAGAGTA ATTTCTCTTGGGAACATTCTATGACTGTAAGTGAGAAGAGCCATCAGATGATGACGTCAAAGAAAAATCTTAAAGAATCTTTAATGCATAATTTTACTAATGCAGATAAAAGCAGCTCTTGGTTTTCAGAGGCTTTGAATGTGAACTTTGAATTGGGAGATGAAGTTTGGGATGATTTTGATGATGGCAAATTAATACATGCTAGCAGCTTTCTCACTGGTGTGGAGAGTAGAGAAGATTTAG tgttgataaatgtgaaCTTTAAAATTAATCGTCTTAATGGCATCAGAACAAAATGGGAGTTTTAG